A window from Calliopsis andreniformis isolate RMS-2024a chromosome 5, iyCalAndr_principal, whole genome shotgun sequence encodes these proteins:
- the Cah1 gene encoding carbonic anhydrase 1 yields MDMNEWDYSIQNGPSTWITKFPMAAGSRQSPVNIETDRVESDHAALSNKPLRWKYPATASRKLVNPGYCWRVDVDGEGTFLSGGPLVDDVYKLEQYHCHWGCSDSRGSEHTVDGQAFAGELHLVHWNTSKYDTFAEAAKASDGLAVLGVFLKVGKPHAEMDKIARLLPYVSHKDEVVEITEPIDPGKLLPDDNGYWTYLGSLTTPPCNESVTWILFKNYIEVSHHQLNIFRNLRKFPRGEECPCHENHGAVINNFRPPLPLGNRVLRECGSY; encoded by the exons GTCCCAGCACATGGATAACGAAGTTTCCAATGGCCGCAGGATCGAGACAGAGCCCAGTGAATATCGAAACCGATCGAGTAGAATCCGACCACGCGGCTCTAAGTAACAAACCCCTGCGATGGAAGTATCCGGCGACTGCTTCCCGGAAGCTCGTTAATCCAGGTTATTGCTGGCGCGTGGACGTCGATGGCGAGGGCACAT TTTTGAGCGGTGGTCCCTTGGTAGACGACGTCTACAAGTTAGAGCAGTACCACTGTCATTGGGGATGCAGCGATTCCAGAGGCTCCGAGCATACAGTGGATGGTCAAGCATTCGCAGGGGAA CTGCATCTGGTGCACTGGAACACCAGCAAGTACGACACCTTTGCAGAAGCCGCGAAAGCGTCCGATGGCCTCGCTGTGCTCGGGGTCTTTCTGAAG GTGGGCAAGCCCCATGCAGAAATGGACAAGATCGCTCGGTTGCTGCCCTACGTGTCCCATAAGGACGAAGTCGTAGAAATTACCGAGCCTATCGATCCTGGCAAGCTCCTCCCTG ATGATAATGGTTACTGGACGTACTTGGGTTCCCTGACCACCCCACCTTGCAACGAAAGCGTCACTTGGATCCTCTTCAAAAATTATATTGAGGTGTCCCACCATCAGCTCAACATCTTTCGTAATTTGCGGAAGTTCCCGCGTGGAGAAGAGTGTCCTTgccacgagaatcatggagct GTAATCAACAACTTCCGTCCGCCGTTGCCGCTGGGGAATCGCGTGCTGCGCGAATGTGGTAGCTACTGA
- the LOC143180005 gene encoding uncharacterized protein LOC143180005, translating to MAKMKSTLLLNRSNEPVESKNDEPRRLWRKFEINERTCILFLVMLSLSIVLGKLYINYGNILQQNSSKYIVLPTSVFSNVTNIFDLSHIPDVSELNVKQLAAVSKKFVNISQYDDVVVNVMTSFKTYGWLMRAAICGFLMMGFTWFIIYKDSSIPGINPPSPFSPSKQQFPKATRVQINYLIGILNGILLFIYMCL from the exons ATGGCTAAAATGAAGTCGACTTTACTTCTGAATAGAAGTAATGAACCagtggaaagtaaaaatgatgaACCCAGAAGGTTATGGAGAAAGTTTGAGATAAACGAAAgaacttgtattttattccttgtTATGTTATCGTTATCCATTGTTTTGGGGAAATTGTATATTAATTACG GGAATATTTTGCAGCAAAATAGCTCTAAGTATATAGTATTACCAACATCTGTATTTTCAAATGTCACCAATATATTTGATTTGTCACACATACCTGATGTGTCAGAACTCAATGTGAAACAATTAGCAGCAGTGAGTAAAAAGTTTGTTAACATTAGTCAATACGATGATGTTGTTGTAAATGTTATGACATCATTTAAAACGTATGGATGGTTAATGAGAGCAGCAATATGTGGTTTTTTAATGATGGGTTTTACATGGTTTATAATATACAAAGATAGCAGTATTCCTGGAATCAATCCACCTTCTCCTTTCAGCCCCTCTAAGCAACA GTTTCCAAAAGCAACAAGAGTACAAATCAATTATTTGATTGGAATATTGAATGGAATACTACTTTTTATCTACATGTGTCTTTAA
- the LOC143180003 gene encoding tRNA endonuclease ANKZF1, with protein sequence MDHQMYKIYNSEDFNRITKGIKVAQCMQSRSSSVSDTEKILSQLDDLVVSDSLSCSFCNTVFEDKTQQRLHYKLDWHRYNLKQRLNGLKSISEDKFNLLAVEGDVSSLSGSDVDSENEDDVYNSEAGSSVSGQGENKSSITKNKKFEKKAKGTDSNSDSSDIEFCDESMKEKKLESLLVTASRHSKVFFENDDGNIFSIYRCLLHSKKDIPEVDNEMIAQALNSGKETTWTVIMIGGGHFAAAVFQGGEPIVHKTFHFYTVRAKQGFAQSSRTMTNHAKSAGASLRRYNEASLLQHVQDILESWSIHINNSSLILYRAVGPYNRTVLFGGKNPPLDKNDLRLRPLPFPTRRATFSEVKRVYDILSTMEIYGSAAHFTDCFPISPRQPLRKKTSKLGTASELMEKVENEECEPNTANNARNSQDNDKNKMPAQLSPERQHKNSRSHIDRAKPRKSPCRPLPDIVARLAQSSSESELDSHLGTGTMPPEVSLIEQELEIEFNEHLLAFQDTVPRYMKNKKFRRQKKKTRRDECVLNETLANAKVKLWSACKLGDSELLSSVINSLIAEVEKSMELEEQSKEDATGEVNSIISMDDVTKLVNEPNEDGNTMLHLAALSGHLKLVWQLLEIGSDPCNKNKKLQTPYAASTDKETRNTFRRFMGANPDKFNYNKSQIPGPLTDEIEQEESQKRKQQRKVKREKDKVKKKEFELKKQEEDAKQRFLNLSDREKRALAAEQRILKQGCTMISRCFQCAVNMAGQVPFEYNSNRFCSMPCLKEHRLRNKVVT encoded by the exons ATGGATCAtcaaatgtacaaaatatacaaTTCAGAAGATTTCAACCGAATTACGAAGGGAATTAAAGTTGCACAATGCATGCAATCGCGGTCTTCATCAG TTTCAGATACTGAAAAAATATTGAGTCAACTCGATGATTTGGTTGTGTCCGATTCTTTGAGTTGTTCATTTTGTAATACTGTGTTTGAAGATAAAACGCAACAGAGACTTCATTATAAATTGGATTGGCATAGATACAATTTGAAACAGCGTTTGAATGGATTGAAATCCATTAGTGAAGATAAGTTTAATCTCTTAGCTGTTGAAG GCGATGTTTCGAGTTTGTCTGGCAGTGACGTAGATTCTGAAAATGAAGATGACGTTTATAACTCAGAAGCAGGTAGTTCTGTTAGTGGGCAGGGTGAAAATAAAAGCAGTATTACtaagaataaaaaatttgaGAAAAAAGCAAAGGGTACAGACTCTAATTCTGATAGCTCAGACATTGAATTTTGCGATGAATCTATGAAAGAGAAAAAACTTGAGTCCCTATTGGTCACAGCAAGTCGCCATTCAAAGGTTTTCTTTGAGAATGATGATGGAAACATATTTAGCATATACAGGTGTTTGCTTCACAGTAAGAAG GATATTCCTGAGGTAGACAATGAGATGATAGCTCAAGCATTAAACAGCGGGAAAGAAACAACATGGACTGTTATCATGATCGGTGGAGGACACTTTGCTGCAGCCGTGTTCCAAG gCGGAGAACCCATTGTACATAAAACATTTCACTTTTACACTGTACGAGCGAAACAAGGATTTGCTCAAAGTTCACGTACAATGACCAATCATGCGAAAAGTGCTGGAGCCAGTTTACGTCGTTATAACGAAGCATCTCTTCTACAG CACGTGCAAGACATACTCGAATCATGGTCCATTCATATCAATAATTCTTCTCTGATTCTGTACAGGGCGGTTGGACCATACAACCGCACTGTACTGTTTGGAGGAAAAAATCCACCATTAGATAAAAATGATTTACGACTAAGACCTTTACCCTTTCCTACTCGTCGAGCAACCTTTAGCGAAGTCAAAAGAGTCTATGATATACTAAGTACCATGGAAATTTATG GATCTGCGGCTCATTTTACGGATTGCTTTCCTATTTCTCCGCGTCAGCCTCTTAGGAAAAAAACTTCGAAACTCGGTACAGCCAGTGAATTGATGGAAAAAGTAGAAAATGAAGAGTGTGAACCTAATACTGCCAATAACGCACGGAATTCTCAAGACAATGATAAAAATAAGATGCCTGCACAATTGTCTCCAGAGAGACAACATAAAAACTCACGGTCTCACATAGATAGAGCAAAACCAAGAAAAAGTCCATGCCGACCCTTGCCTG ATATTGTTGCAAGATTAGCACAATCGTCATCAGAATCAGAATTAGATAGTCATTTAGGTACTGGTACTATGCCGCCAGAGGTTTCCCTAATTGAACAAGAATTAGAGATAGAATTCAATGAACATTTACTTGCTTTCCAAGATACTGTGCCGAGATAcatgaaaaataaaaagttCCGACGACAGAAGAAGAAAACACGAAGAGATG AGTGTGTACTGAATGAAACACTAGCGAATGCTAAAGTTAAATTATGGTCCGCTTGCAAATTGGGTGACAGTGAATTGCTATCCTCTGTTATCAACAGTTTAATAGCGGAAGTAGAGAAAAGTATGGAATTAGAGGAACAGAGTAAAGAAGATGCAACTGGTGAAGTTAATTCAATTATAAGTATGGATGATGTAACAAAATTGGTAAATGAACCAAACGAAGATGGTAATACGATGTTGCATTTAGCAGCTCTTAGTGGACACTTGAAATTAGTATG GCAATTATTAGAAATCGGATCGGACCCCTGTAACAAAAACAAAAAGTTACAGACACCTTATGCAGCGTCGACTGACAAGGAAACTCGAAATACTTTTAGAAGATTTATGGGCGCCAATCCTGacaaatttaattataataag TCTCAAATACCTGGGCCACTTACGGATGAAATAGAACAGGAAGAATCGCAAAAAAGGAAACAACAAAGAAAAGTGAAACGAGAGAAGGATAAAGTGAAGAAGAAAGAGTTTGAACTTAAGAAACAAGAAGAAGATGCAAAGCAAAGATTTCTTAATCTCAGTGACAGAGAAAAA agAGCGCTAGCTGCTGAACAACGCATTTTAAAGCAAGGATGTACAATGATTTCACGATGCTTTCAGTGTGCTGTAAATATGGCTGGTCAGGTGCCTTTTGAGTACAATTCTAATCGTTTTTGCTCTATGCCATGTTTAAAAGAGCACCGACTTCGTAACAAAGTCGTTACTTGA